A section of the Etheostoma cragini isolate CJK2018 chromosome 12, CSU_Ecrag_1.0, whole genome shotgun sequence genome encodes:
- the LOC117954816 gene encoding monocyte chemotactic protein 1B-like yields the protein MRVSPVIASLLCFTTWMSMVHASIGPMAGCCYWRSNTEVSLDRIVGYTNQSKGLCPITAVVFQTKRGKRICSDPDSDWALKAIRKVDKEKEIKALQKMGGIKGSSSITPAVSTTATHAPEKER from the exons ATGAGAGTCAGCCCGGTGATAgcctctcttctctgcttcacCACATGGATGAGCATGGTCCATGCAA GCATTGGACCGATGGCCGGCTGTTGTTACTGGAGGTCTAACACTGAAGTCTCACTTGATCGAATTGTGGGTTACACCAATCAGTCTAAAGGCCTCTGTCCAATCACGGCCGTAGT GTTTCAGACAAAGCGTGGAAAGAGGATTTGCTCCGACCCTGACAGTGACTGGGCACTAAAAGCCATTCGGAAGGTGGAcaaggagaaagaaataaaagcgTTGCAGAAGATGGGAGGGATTAAAGGCTCAAGCAGCATCACACCAGCAGTTTCTACTACTGCAACACATGCACCAGAGAAGGAACGCTAA
- the LOC117954815 gene encoding eotaxin-like: MRYSPVIASLLCFTTWMSMVHASIGPMAGCCYRRSNTRVPLEKIVDYTSQSEGLCPITAVVFKTKLGRRICSDPDSDWAVKAIRKVDKEKETKALQEKGLNEESTSILPPAVSNAPKKARRKGSRNTKRRQKKKSRRGKTVQKKCM; this comes from the exons ATGAGATACAGCCCGGTGATAgcctctcttctctgcttcacCACATGGATGAGCATGGTCCATGCAA GCATTGGACCGATGGCCGGCTGTTGTTACAGGAGGTCTAACACTCGGGTCCCACTTGAAAAAATTGTGGATTACACCAGTCAGTCTGAAGGCCTCTGTCCAATCACAGCCGTAGT GTTCAAGACAAAACTTGGAAGGAGGATTTGCTCCGACCCTGACAGTGACTGGGCAGTAAAAGCCATTCGGAAGGTGGAcaaggagaaagaaacaaaagcattGCAAGAGAAAGGACTGAATGAAGAATCAACAAGCATCCTCCCACCGGCAGTGTCCAATGCCCCAAAAAAAGCCCGACGGAAGGGATCCAGAAATACGAAGAGACGCCAGAAGAAGAAGTCCAGGCGTGGGAAGACGGTGCAGAAAAAATGCATGTGA